The DNA region GCCCGACGACCACGGCGGGCAGTGCCTCCAGTTCCGAACCGCCCGGCTGCGCGTCCACCAGGTAGACGAAGGCCCCCAGCTGCAGCAGGTGCAGCACCAGCCCGATCAACTGCCCCACCCCGACGCTGGACAGCGCCTGCGCGGTCGGGATGTTCGCCTGCTGCAGCAGCCGGGTGTTCAGCGCGATCCCGCCGACGCCCCCGGGGGACACCAGCTTCACGAACGCCCCGGCCAGCTGCGCCAGCACGACGTTGCGGAAGTCCAGCCGCTCCGGAACGAACCCGACGAACCCCATCCCCGCCGCCACGTGGCTCAGCCCCGCCGCCACCACCGCCAGCGCCAGCCACCACGGATCGGCGTCCGCGAGGGCCGCGATCGGGTTGTCCTCGGCCGCGAAGAACTGCGGGATCAGCAGCCACCCGGCCACCACCCCGCCCACCACCGCCAGCAGCGTCCGCGGCCGCAGCCGTTCCAGCCGCACCGGCCGCCCCACCACCTCCGGTCGACCGCGCAGCACCTCCGCCCGGATCTCCTCGAGCAGGCCGCCGGTCGGGCCCGGCTCGCCGCCGCCGGAGTCCTGCTGCTCGGCGGAGGGCTCGCCGGCGCCGCGACGGTCTGCCCCGACCGGGCGGACCGGGCCGGTCGGCGCTGCGGCGTACGACCCGGTGGGGGCGGCAGCGCTGCCCGAGCCGCCGTCCCCTCCCGTGGTCGGCCCGGCGACCGCGGCGCCGGCCCCATCGGTGGCCATGCCGATCGTCGCGGGCTCGCCGCTGTCGCCGTGCCCCGGCCGCGCCTCGCCCGCCGGCACGGCCGTGCCGACCTCGCGGGTGAGCAGGGGCGGGGCCGCGTGCCGCCCGGTCGGGCGCGCGCCGCCGGCCGCTTCCGCCGGGCCGCCCTCCAGCGCCTGCGGGTCCGCGGCCGCCGCCTCCTTCCCGTCCGGGTGGCGCTTGAGCGACTGGCGGGTAGTGCGGGCGAGGGCTATCGGCTGGAGGAGGGGGAGGGCGGCGCCCAGGGCGTCGGGTCCGAGGACGGTGGTGGCGGCGCGGACGGAGCGGGCGGCGCCGGCCCGGAGGGCGAGGGTGGTGAGGAGCTGGGCGATGTCGCAGCGCAGGACGAGTTCGCTCGCCGCGATGTCGCCGTCGGCGAAGTCGACCAGGTGGACCGCGCCGGTGTCGTCGACCAGCAGGGAGGAGGGGACGAGGGCGCGGTGGGCGATCTCGCGGCGCTGGAGCAGGGCGAGCTGGCTCCAGGCGTCGGTGAGGAGCTCGTCGGTGATCTCCGAGTCGTCGAGCTGGTCCAGGGTGCGGCCGGCCAGGTGCTCGTAGGCGATCAGGGCGGTGTCGTGGCCGAGGCCCGCGGTGGCGGCGATCCGGCGGGTGCGCACTCCGGCGGCGAGGGCCGCGTAGGTGACCAGGGCCTCGTGTTCCAGCCCGGTGCGCGGTGAGCGCAGTGCGCGGGGGTGGGGCGCGGTGCGCAGCCGCAGTCGACGCCAGGCGCGCTGGACGGCGGCAGCCGTGACGGCCTGCCGGTCGAGGAGTTGGACGTCGAGTTCGGGCCGCTCCTCGGCCTGCCGGATCCGGTAGTGGTCCGGTCCGGCGGGGAGGGCCTCGACGGGCCGCAGCCCGCTGTCCCGCAGGGCGCGCAGGACCTCCCCGGGCCTGGGCCGCGGGTCCGGGGTGCCGACGGCGTACAGGGTGCCGTGGGCGCCGGTCCAGCCGATCAACAGGCCGAGCAGCAGCGCGGTGGGGGTGGCGTACCCGCCGGCCAGTCCGGCGAGGCCGGAGAGCGCGAGGACGGCCCAGGGCAGGCGCCGTTCGCGACTGCCGGAGGCGGTCATGAAGGCGAGGACGGGGGCGAGGTAGCCGTAGACCGGTTCGGTGTGCCCGAGCAGGTTGCCGGGGAGCGGCTGGGTGAGTGCGGTGAGCAGTGAGGGCGGGGCGAGGTCGTCGGCCCACAGATCCAGGGCGAGGGTGGCGCCGTACGCGGTGACGGCGGCGAGCAGGCCGTCGGAGACCTGTTGGAGGGCGCGCCGCCGGTCCGGGCCGAGCAGGCGGCGGACGGCGAGTCCGACCGGCAGCAGCAGGACGGCGGCGGTGGTGAGCCCGCCGGCCAGGCCGGCCAGGGTCTGCGGCACCAGTGCGGCGGCCTCGGCGACGTCGGAGGCGATGCCCACGGTGGTGGCGCGGGCGTAGTCGGCGAGCAGCAGGGTGAGCGCCATCGCGAGCAGGCCGGTGAGCAGCCGGATCAGGGCGACGGGCTGCCGGATCCGGCCGGCGTCGGACAGCGGTCGGGCCCGCCGCCGCTCGGCGCCCGGCCGTCCCGCTGCGCCCGCGTCTGTGCCCGCGCCTGCGCCGTTGCCCGGTTGCCCGGGTATGCCCCCGCTGGTGTCCGGCCGCCCGGCCGGGGCCGTACTGCCGCCCCCGCCGGTGTCGCCGTCCGTTCTCCCCGTCACGATCGCCACGGGTGGCATGCTCCCATGCCACCCGTGGGTCCGGAGCGGGGATCCGGCCCTCGTCAGGCCCGAAGGTCAGGTCTGCCGGGTCGGCAGCACCACCTGGTGGCGCGGGTTGACCTGCCGGGGCGGCTGACGGTGTAGGCGATCAGGTCGGCGACGTCCTCCGCGTGGAGCGCCGGGATGGCGGCGAACATGCCGCCGAGTTGCTCCCGCAGCACCGGGTTGTCGATGTGTCCGCCGAGTTCGGTGTCGGTCAGGCCGGGCGCGATCGCGCTGACCCGGACGTCGCGCGGGCCGAGTTCGGCGCGCAGGGCGGCGGGCAGCTGGGGTTTCTCCGAACCCGCCGCCGCCATGGCGGGTTCGCCGCCCAACCAGGCCCGGGACGCCTTCCTCGACCCCGCCGCCCGCGACTTCCACCCCCAGTGGGAGGCGGTCGTCGCGGAGCCCGTCGCCCAGCTGCGCCGGGACGCCGGACCGCACCCCGACGACCCGGCCCTGGCCGCCCTGGTCGGCGAACTGTCGCTGTGCAGCGAGGAGTTCCGCCGGCTCTGGGCGGACCACCTGGTGCGGGAGAAGACCAGCGGCGTGAAGCTGCTCCGGCACCCGCTGGTCGGCGGGCTCGAGTTCGGCTACGAGATCCTGACCGTCAACGGCGTGCCGGACCAGATGCTGGTCGTCTACACCGCCCCACCGGACTCGCCCACCGCCCAGAAGCCGGCCCTGCTGGCCAGTTGGACGGCCCCGGATGCCGCGCCCGCCACCTCGCCGGGCCCGGCCGGGGCCGGTACGGCGGCACCCGGGGCGGCGGAGCCCGGCACGCCACCCACTCCCGGGGGCGTCCTGAAGCGGCGGCCCGGCCCCGGCCGTCATAGCCTTCGACCATGAGCGCCTGCGAAGACCTCGCCATGGCCCCCCGGGACATCGAGCCCCTCCCGCCCACCGACGGCTGCGCCGACTGCCTGGCCCAGGGCCGTCGGGACTGGGTGCACCTGCGGATCTGCCTGGACTGCGGCCACATCGGCTGCTGCGACAACTCGCCGCAGCGGCACGCCACCGCGCACTTCCACAACTCCTCCCACCCGGTGATCCGCTCGTACGAGCCGGGGGAGGACTGGCGTTGGTGCTTCGTCCACGAGGTCATGGGCTGAGCACGCCCCCGGCCGCCCGGACCCCGGCCTCCCCGGTGGCACCGGCCCGCTGGCCGGATAAAATCCGGACATAACGCCCGTGCGGCCCCTCCGGTCGGCATCCGTCCGGCCGTGGCCGCCGAAGGGAGGCCGACGATGACCAAGCGCACAGCGGGCAGCACCGCCAAGTTCCGCCAGGGCACCCAGGACCTACT from Kitasatospora cathayae includes:
- a CDS encoding lysylphosphatidylglycerol synthase transmembrane domain-containing protein, producing the protein MAIVTGRTDGDTGGGGSTAPAGRPDTSGGIPGQPGNGAGAGTDAGAAGRPGAERRRARPLSDAGRIRQPVALIRLLTGLLAMALTLLLADYARATTVGIASDVAEAAALVPQTLAGLAGGLTTAAVLLLPVGLAVRRLLGPDRRRALQQVSDGLLAAVTAYGATLALDLWADDLAPPSLLTALTQPLPGNLLGHTEPVYGYLAPVLAFMTASGSRERRLPWAVLALSGLAGLAGGYATPTALLLGLLIGWTGAHGTLYAVGTPDPRPRPGEVLRALRDSGLRPVEALPAGPDHYRIRQAEERPELDVQLLDRQAVTAAAVQRAWRRLRLRTAPHPRALRSPRTGLEHEALVTYAALAAGVRTRRIAATAGLGHDTALIAYEHLAGRTLDQLDDSEITDELLTDAWSQLALLQRREIAHRALVPSSLLVDDTGAVHLVDFADGDIAASELVLRCDIAQLLTTLALRAGAARSVRAATTVLGPDALGAALPLLQPIALARTTRQSLKRHPDGKEAAAADPQALEGGPAEAAGGARPTGRHAAPPLLTREVGTAVPAGEARPGHGDSGEPATIGMATDGAGAAVAGPTTGGDGGSGSAAAPTGSYAAAPTGPVRPVGADRRGAGEPSAEQQDSGGGEPGPTGGLLEEIRAEVLRGRPEVVGRPVRLERLRPRTLLAVVGGVVAGWLLIPQFFAAEDNPIAALADADPWWLALAVVAAGLSHVAAGMGFVGFVPERLDFRNVVLAQLAGAFVKLVSPGGVGGIALNTRLLQQANIPTAQALSSVGVGQLIGLVLHLLQLGAFVYLVDAQPGGSELEALPAVVVGLVVAAVLLAVVWSIPPARRWLGARLRPLTAQVLPRLLDLLRNPGRLAVGVSGQLLVSLCLISCLYCCALAIGREPSFASVAVVFLVGNAAGNAAPTPGGAGAVDMALVIGLQQTASMEEGGALAAVALFRLLTLILPVLPGWAAMTWLQRRKAL
- a CDS encoding Rossmann-fold NAD(P)-binding domain-containing protein — protein: MGGEPAMAAAGSEKPQLPAALRAELGPRDVRVSAIAPGLTDTELGGHIDNPVLREQLGGMFAAIPALHAEDVADLIAYTVSRPGRSTRATRWCCRPGRPDLRA
- a CDS encoding MmyB family transcriptional regulator; the protein is MAGSPPNQARDAFLDPAARDFHPQWEAVVAEPVAQLRRDAGPHPDDPALAALVGELSLCSEEFRRLWADHLVREKTSGVKLLRHPLVGGLEFGYEILTVNGVPDQMLVVYTAPPDSPTAQKPALLASWTAPDAAPATSPGPAGAGTAAPGAAEPGTPPTPGGVLKRRPGPGRHSLRP
- a CDS encoding UBP-type zinc finger domain-containing protein translates to MSACEDLAMAPRDIEPLPPTDGCADCLAQGRRDWVHLRICLDCGHIGCCDNSPQRHATAHFHNSSHPVIRSYEPGEDWRWCFVHEVMG